Proteins found in one Sphaeramia orbicularis chromosome 8, fSphaOr1.1, whole genome shotgun sequence genomic segment:
- the kcnj4 gene encoding ATP-sensitive inward rectifier potassium channel 12, with the protein MTAGAMGTSRCNRYSIVSDIIPEDEHLKLSTLRLRNGLSSSNCCLQSACDAEAEESRRRSGASAVVPNTREQEGMNNYNGKILTRGSNQTRSRFVKKNGQCNVVFTNMDEKRQRYLADIFTTCVDIRWRYLLLIFCTSFMLSWLFFGIIFYSVSLAHGDFEETSMITVGGHLGPTSGHTGGGQSQKMPCILHVHGFVGALLFSMETQTTIGYGWRCVTEECPVAVITVVIQSIVGCIIDSFMIGTIMAKMARPKKRNQTLMFSKNAVISLRDGKLCLMWRVGNLRRSHIVEAHVRAQLIRSYVTAEGEFIPMEQMDLNVGYDEGTDRLFLVSPLVIVHEIDKDSPLYNFRRADLEADDFEIVVILEGMVEATAMTTQFRSSYLAREIFWGHRFEPVIFEDRDRYKVDYARFHNTYEVPSTPHLSAKELDEAASRASSASPTSACQATHNLMPHSLSAFCYENEVALSGGEEEDDIFESSQVIGKEKAEERRTSVSVDFQNMFQDNATMTSGGHNVMCVLDMDNNQMEFDILQTAIPLDPVTYKSEQEI; encoded by the exons ATGACTGCCGGTGCCATGGGAACAAGTAGGTGCAACAG GTACAGTATTGTGTCAGACATTATACCAGAGGACGAACACCTGAAACTCTCTACTTTAAGACTCCGTAACGGCCTCAGTTCATCCAACTGCTGCCTGCAATCGGCCTGTGACGCAGAAGCAGAAGAAAGTAGGAGGAGGTCAGGAGCCTCTGCTGTCGTGCCCAACACAAGGGAACAAGAAGGGATGAACAACTACAACGGAAAGATTCTGACAAGGGGCTCCAACCAAACACGGAGCCGGTTTGTGAAGAAAAATGGACAATGTAATGTTGTATTCACCAACATGGATGAAAAGAGGCAGCGCTACCTTGCTGACATCTTCACTACCTGCGTGGACATCCGCTGGAGATACCTGCTGCTCATATTCTGCACCAGCTTCATGCTCTCCTGGCTTTTCTTTGGCATTATCTTTTATAGCGTCTCCCTGGCTCATGGGGACTTTGAGGAGACCTCTATGATCACAGTGGGTGGCCATCTGGGACCCACCTCCGGACACACAGGTGGAGGGCAGTCGCAAAAGATGCCCTGCATACTTCACGTCCATGGGTTTGTTGGGGCTCTCTTGTTCTCCATGGAGACCCAAACAACCATTGGCTATGGCTGGCGCTGCGTTACTGAGGAGTGCCCAGTCGCTGTGATCACAGTAGTTATTCAGTCCATTGTGGGCTGCATCATTGACTCTTTCATGATTGGCACCATCATGGCCAAGATGGCTCGGCCAAAGAAGAGGAACCAGACCCTCATGTTCTCCAAAAACGCTGTCATCTCCTTGCGTGATGGCAAGCTGTGCCTCATGTGGAGGGTTGGCAACCTGCGGAGGAGCCACATTGTGGAGGCTCATGTCCGTGCTCAGCTCATACGCTCCTATGTCACAGCTGAAGGGGAGTTTATCCCAATGGAGCAGATGGACCTCAATGTGGGCTATGATGAGGGTACAGACAGACTGTTTCTAGTATCTCCACTGGTAATAGTCCATGAGATTGATAAAGACAGCCCTCTCTATAACTTCAGACGAGCAGATTTGGAGGCGGATGACTTTGAGATTGTTGTGATCTTGGAGGGGATGGTGGAGGCCACAGCCATGACCACCCAATTCCGCAGCTCCTATCTCGCCAGAGAGATCTTCTGGGGCCACAGGTTCGAGCCTGTTATTTTTGAGGACAGAGACCGTTATAAGGTAGACTACGCCCGCTTCCACAACACCTATGAGGTGCCATCGACGCCCCATCTCAGCGCCAAAGAGCTGGATGAGGCAGCAAGCCGGGCCTCTTCTGCTTCTCCGACCTCTGCATGCCAAGCCACCCATAACCTGATGCCACACTCACTGAGCGCCTTCTGCTACGAGAACGAGGTAGCTTTGAGTGGtggtgaggaggaggatgacatcTTTGAATCTTCTCAGGTCATAGGGAAGGAGAAGGCAGAGGAGAGGAGGACTTCAGTTTCTGTTGACTTCCAAAATATGTTCCAGGACAATGCGACCATGACATCAGGCGGTCATAACGTCATGTGTGTCCTGGATATGGACAATAACCAGATGGAATTTGACATCCTACAGACTGCCATTCCACTTGATCCAGTGACCTATAAGAGTGAGCAGGAGATCTAA